In candidate division WOR-3 bacterium, the genomic stretch AGTTCAGTCAGGTCCCTGGACCCATGCAAGACAGAGGCGAAGGCCTATATGATCGACGACGATGGCCTCGAGCTTGCGCGCCGCTTGGAGCAGAAGCGCGTCGCCAAGGAATGCGCTAACTGGGTTCGAGAGAAGGTCAACGTCAGGTCAGTGAAGCGAGCGGGCTTCGTGCACGGCAAGATGTACCACGTCGCAAGCGGCGACATCCAGGACGTGATCATCGGTAGTTCCAACTTCACGGTGCGAGGGCTCGGCTTGGCGCCATCTGGTGGGAACATCGAGTTGAACCTCGTAGTCGACAGCAATCGGGATGTTCGTGACCTGAAGGCCTGGTTTGATGAGATGTGGAATGACCCGGCACTCGTGGAGGACGTGAAGGAGGAAGTCCTGCGGAGCTTGGACAGGCTCTACAGTGACCGCGCTCCTGAGTTCATCTACTACAAGACCCTCTATCACATCTTCGAGAAGTACCTGAGTGACAACGCCCAGACGAAGGCAGACTTGGAGGCGACAACCCTTCTCGATTCCGGCATCTGGAAGCAGCTCTTCGAGTTCCAGCGAGACGGCGCGAAGGGTGCCATCAACAAGATACTCTCGCACAACGGCTGCGTCCTTGCCGACAGTGTCGGCCTCGGCAAGACCTTCGAGGCGCTCGCCGTCATAAAGTACTTCGAGCTTCGGAACGAGCGTGTGCTCGTGCTCTGCCCCAAGAAACTGCGTGATAACTGGACGGTGTACACTCAGAACGACCAGCGCAACCCCTTCTTGGCCGACAGGTTCAGCTACGACGTCCTCTCGCACACAGACCTCAGCCGTGATACAGGCATGAGTGGTGACATCAACCTGGCCGCGCTCAATTGGGGCAACTACAACCTCGTGGTCATCGATGAGTCGCACAACTTCCGCAACAACACTCCAGGGCGCCGCGACGAAGAGGGCAACATAGTTAAAAAGAGCAGGTATCAGCGTCTAGTGGAAGACGTCATTTCCAATGGCGTTAAGACCAAGGTCTTGATGCTTTCTGCTACGCCTGTAAACAACACTCTCAAGGACCTTCGTAACCAACTCGGGTTCATTACCGCCGGCAGCGATTCCGCCTTTGAGAAACAGCTTGGTATCGGCAGTCTGGTGGAGTCTCTGCGCAAGGCGCAGGAGCACTTCACAAAGTGGTCCAGGCAGAAGCCCGAAGCGCGCAAAACTGCGGACCTGATATCGCGCCTGGGAGCAGACTTCTTCAGACTTCTGGACGGACTAACCATCGCCCGTTCTCGTCAGCACATCCGCAAGTACTATCAGCGGGAGATGTCGCGACTTGGCGGTTTTCCGACCCGCGCGAAACCCATCGCGATATATCCCGACATCGACACCAAAGGCCTGTTCCTATCTTACGATAGGCTGAGCGACGAGATCAGCGGCTACAAGCTCTCGATATTCAACCCGTCCCAATTCGTCCTGCCAAAGCACCGGGCGGAGTACGAAGAAGGCGTCGCCGGGTTCAAGCAGTCACAGCGCGAAGGCTTCCTCATCGGCATGATGAAGGTGAACTTCCTCAAGCGGCTGGAAAGCTCGGTGCATTCGTTCGAGCTCACGCTGAAACGGACTATCGACAAGATAACCGACCTGGAAGACCGGCTGACGAAGTACAAACAGTATCGCGAGCAGAACCCAGAATTAGACCCTGACTCGTATGAGCCAGACTACCTGGATGACGACGAACTCCGCGATGCGTTCGAGGTTGGACAGAAGAAGAAGTTCAAGGTCGTCCACTTGAACGTGGATGGGTGGCTCGAAGAACTCCACCGCGACAAGAAGCAGTTGAACGGCCTGTACCTTCACGCCAAGGACGTTGGCCCAGACCGCGACGCCAAGCTGGCCGAACTGAAGAAGCTCATCTCTGCCAAGGTCCGACAGCCGAGCATCAACCGTCTTGGGAATCCCAACCGTAAGGTGCTGGTCTTCACTGCGTTCGCCGATACGGCCAAGTACCTGTATGAGCAACTGCACTCCTGGGCGCGTGAGGAACTGGGAGTGCATGCAGCTCTGGTCGTCGGCACCGGGGAGAATCAGTCCACGTTCCAGCCCAAGGGCTACTCAGGCCAAACCGACTATGCCAATATCCTCATCAACTTCGCACCGCATTCCAAGGAACGTGACAAGATAGGCGCGATGCCACAATCCGGCGAGATAGACCTGCTCATTGCCAGCGACTGCATATCAGAGGGTCAAAACCTTCAGGACTGCGACCATCTCATCAACTATGACATTCACTGGAATCCGGTGCGTATCATCCAGCGCTTTGGGCGAATCGATCGTATCGGCAGTCTTGGTAGGACGGTGCAATTGGTCAACTTCTGGCCCACCCAAAACCTGGACAGATACATTACGCTCAAGACGCGGGTCGAAGCTCGCATGGCCCTGGTGGACCTCGCGGCCACGATGGAAGACAACCTGCTAGAGCCCGAGGACATCCAAGACCTCATTACGGAGGACCTTCAGTATCGGCACAAGCAACTAGTACGGATGCGCGACGAAGTGCTCGACCTGGAAGACCTGAAGGACGACAACATCTCTCTCACGGAGTTCACGCTCGACGACTTCCGGATGGAACTGCTGAGGTATATCGAAGCAAACCGGGCACAACTGGAAGAAGCACCCCTCGGCCTGTACGCAGTCGTCCCGCCAGACCCGCAATACGCAGTCATCGAGCCAGGTGT encodes the following:
- a CDS encoding ATP-dependent helicase → MFDTPEPQHSSGIRDNRDRGRVGDFLRSKIREGSRLSVVSAYFTIYAFDALREHLLGVNQMDFLFGEPSSVRSLDPCKTEAKAYMIDDDGLELARRLEQKRVAKECANWVREKVNVRSVKRAGFVHGKMYHVASGDIQDVIIGSSNFTVRGLGLAPSGGNIELNLVVDSNRDVRDLKAWFDEMWNDPALVEDVKEEVLRSLDRLYSDRAPEFIYYKTLYHIFEKYLSDNAQTKADLEATTLLDSGIWKQLFEFQRDGAKGAINKILSHNGCVLADSVGLGKTFEALAVIKYFELRNERVLVLCPKKLRDNWTVYTQNDQRNPFLADRFSYDVLSHTDLSRDTGMSGDINLAALNWGNYNLVVIDESHNFRNNTPGRRDEEGNIVKKSRYQRLVEDVISNGVKTKVLMLSATPVNNTLKDLRNQLGFITAGSDSAFEKQLGIGSLVESLRKAQEHFTKWSRQKPEARKTADLISRLGADFFRLLDGLTIARSRQHIRKYYQREMSRLGGFPTRAKPIAIYPDIDTKGLFLSYDRLSDEISGYKLSIFNPSQFVLPKHRAEYEEGVAGFKQSQREGFLIGMMKVNFLKRLESSVHSFELTLKRTIDKITDLEDRLTKYKQYREQNPELDPDSYEPDYLDDDELRDAFEVGQKKKFKVVHLNVDGWLEELHRDKKQLNGLYLHAKDVGPDRDAKLAELKKLISAKVRQPSINRLGNPNRKVLVFTAFADTAKYLYEQLHSWAREELGVHAALVVGTGENQSTFQPKGYSGQTDYANILINFAPHSKERDKIGAMPQSGEIDLLIASDCISEGQNLQDCDHLINYDIHWNPVRIIQRFGRIDRIGSLGRTVQLVNFWPTQNLDRYITLKTRVEARMALVDLAATMEDNLLEPEDIQDLITEDLQYRHKQLVRMRDEVLDLEDLKDDNISLTEFTLDDFRMELLRYIEANRAQLEEAPLGLYAVVPPDPQYAVIEPGVVFCFRQRNGACPSVS